The DNA window CTCACTGGTCTGCAGCTCTGAGGAACATCGCCTTGTCCATCATCCTGACCAGGGCTGGTCTGGGCCTCAACCCTGAGGTACGTGTACATTTAAATATCAGTCTAAGTTAAGTTGCACACAAAATCAAATGCAGTCTCTTAACTCTGTGTTTGCATGCAGGCTTTAAGTCGACTGAAAGCAGTGTGCGTACGTGTTGCAGTTGGACCCTGTATGGTGGAAGCCTGCATTGTTGCTGTGGTTTCTCACTTCCTGCTGGGTCTGCCATGGGTTTGGGGTTTCATACTGGGGtaaagtgcacacacacacacacacacacacacacacacacacacacacacacacacacacacatagggatgggtaccggtatccggtgccatgatggcaccggttctgacataaacggtagtaaccagaccgaaaagcagcgcacatttcggtgcttttttttcctgacctgtgatacactttgaattctagccaatcattttacgtttccaaggatagtgggcgggcccaggtacgtaggttcttttagagcagagctacagattaaaaatgcccaaggcgaagcggtcaaaagtctggctgtacttcacagcaaaatatacaaactcagcagcctgcaacaagcgccttaagctgatactgtgatactgtcaaaggaggtaacacctcaaatccgatgaaacacctggcgacgcatagcgtttttttttttaaaagccgagaaatgcgccgtatttgatagcttgctgtgagacctcacaccgagcacatctactgtgggTATGGTGCCTGTTAttggacccggagttagcaacatcccccaaaaacacaaacaggagagtcctggcccctagccctgccagtgtagcagaaatgatgaggatgatgatgcagcagcatccGTTCTTCTTTGtgtgagtagcttcatgttgttcgtgtgtaatttacgttgagtaggctaaccacgttattacattaatgcatgtaaggtgaactagcaaacatcatcatagctacatgcggctgtcttcttgtttgatggcagatactcccttcaccctggccaaaaaggctaaaatgaccaaagaaaaagtggaaaaccgCTAAACATGAgaagtttttggacaaagtttgtatttattccattgtttaagcactgcttccagccaagagtgataccatatatgcactatagctgcagaaaaggctaacattgttatctttttacaaaaagaacagctgaacatgagaggtttttgaattttgtgttctctattatttaagcaccggtttgagcaccgtttaagcaccagcactgtttcaaaagtaccggtttggcaccggtatcggataaaacctaaacgatacccatccctagacacacacacagagccattTCTTTCTGTATGACTAGATTCAAAGTAAGTAAAGCGACACTCATTGTGCCTGTgatatttgtgtttgtgcagtttTGTACTGGCTGCCGTTTCTCCAGCAGTTGTTGTTCCTTCAATgctgctcctgcagagagaaggatATGGAGTGGACAAGGTAAATTATCACCCGTTACTATCATCACTACATTTGACTGATGAAAGGTTCATCCTGCCACAAGGGGCAGCGTATGGGTGGAAAAACAGATGAGCCTGAGATGAATCTATAGACATGACACATCATCTGTGTAGGCTTATGCAGAgcaagtataaaataaaaataacagcagaACCACCTGCAGGACTGTAAACATTACATAACAATTGACACCATTAATAAAATCAATATAGGGGCCTCTAGAGATCCTCGAGCTCCATCAACACATTCTCAGTGATTGCTAAGCTTCCTAATCATGCTCTACCCCCTTTACAAGAACCCACAGTGACCTCTAGGAGACCCACAGTGGTCCTTAATACCTCATACAAAGTCACTAAAGCCAGCTTAAGCAACACTTGAAACTTTGATAGGATACTGATTAAGTAGCAATACTCTTCTAAAAGCGTTGTACACCTTATTGGTTTTCACAACAACCCCAATACCTATAATACACCACTAGAATCCCTTCAGCTATTTCTCAAAGCGTTTAATCACTTCAAGTCTATTTAAAGGAAGGGAAAGCATCACCAAAAAGATCTAGGGCTCCTCCAGTAAAGCTCCTCAAACCCAAGAGCTTCCATGGGAGTCAAGAAAGATCAAGTCTTCTGCTCTAATATGAATCtttaatgtcactgtgtgttgtTCTTCAGGGAATCCCCACCCTCCTGATGGCTGCTGGAAGCTTTGATGATATTCTCGCCATAACAGGATTCTCTACTTGTCTGGGAATCGCCTTCTCTACAGGTCAAAGAAAGTTTTTCTGTCCTGTGCTTtatggtttgtgttttttctagtCTACATGGTCTCGTTGTGTTTGTCCTGCAGGTTCTACATGGATGAACATACTGAAGGGTCTGCTGGAGGTGGTGGGAGGCATCGTAGCTGGTATGATCCTGGGCATGTTCTTGTACTGCTTCCCCAGCAATGACCAGgtctgacatttttttattaatatgatttttccttttttaattgttCATAAAATGTGTCTTTAATATCTTCTGTCTGATCGCAGGAGGATCTGGTATTGAGGAGGACCCTCATGTTGCTGGGTCTGTCCACATTTTCAGTCTTCTTCAGTCATGTTATAGGTTTTGCTGGAGCTGGAGGTCTCTGTACACTGGTGCTGGCTTTCCTGGCTGCACTGGGCTGGAAGACTGAAAAGGTATCATATATCAGGATCACTTTAACCTGCATCCTGCCCCTTGGATTTTGTCATGTTTACCCTAAATCAACATGTCTTTTAATGGCTGGCACCATGGAATGTGGTTAATCCAGGTATCTCTAACTTCACAATCAGGCACCAGTAGCAGAAATGGTGGGTCGGTCATGGGATGTATTTCAGCCACTTCTCTTCGGTCTGATTGGAGCTGAGATCACGATTAAAGCACTCAGCCCAAGTACTGTGGGTAAGAACATTATGCTACCAGTATATTTCAGTTAGACTTTGCTCCATTTGTGTCTAGATTTTGTTCTCAGTTATAGGAGCCCAGTGGGCCCAGTAATCAAAGAGCTTTAACCTGCAGAGCAAAACATTTCACTGCTTGAGGAAATTTAAGATactggtttcctctttgttgTTGTGTCTATGCCCTTAGGTCTGGGTATGGCCTGCATTCTTATTGGTCTGGTGATCCGTCTActtgtcaccttcctgttggtTCATTACGGAGGATTCAGCTTAAAAGAGAAGCTCTTCATTTCTGTGGCCTGGCTGCCTAAAGCTACTGTGCAGGTCTGTGAGTGTGTAATCCTGATATTAGACTGCTAGAAGATATTCATTTTTCAAGAATAGTGTGCCCGACTTTATTAAACCAGAACTAGAAGCACCTCAGACTTATCCGGAAACTTCTGCATAAAGCCTCTAAACACTCCTAAAATGCCACTGGTGGTCAAAACAGCTACTAAGATATCATATAGAATTTTCTTTGTAACCACTGAAATCATTAGATTGTAATGGTGTTGATTAGCTACCTACATGGCACCTGAATTCTCTTTATTGACTTCGAAAACCTAAATTACTACAATAACCACGCAAAGAAGTTCTAGTTCGCCATTAGTTATGATCTAAAGGCCTTTAGATCTAGATGACTAAGAACTAAAAAAATACCGTTGTTTCCCTTAAAACCACCTCTGTGATCTTAACGATAAACTCCTTCATTGTTAATCTGCACTTCTCCTGAGCAGTTATTTATGTCTGTATGTGCTAGGCTGCCATTGGCTCCAAGGCATTGGACATGGCGAGGGAGGAAGGGGACGAGGCCTTAATTAAGTTTGGTCTGGACGTGCTAACATTAGCGGTGTTAGCCATCTTGACCACAGCTCCAGTTGGTGCACTGGGTATCGGACTGGCAGGACCACGTCTCCTGGCCcggcaggtcaaaggtcagcaggcATACACATCTGCACACTGTGTAGTGGCTTACATCACTGAACAGTGTCAGATGTAGTCATATGTAAACAACATATGTCTTTTCTTCCCCTTTCTAAAAATCCCGACCTCAGCAGAAGAGACGGAAGGTGGAGCTACACCATCTTACCGCAACGGGGTTGTTCAAGAAAAAGACAACGGGACTCTCGAGAGCAAGCTATGAAGCATCTGAATGGAAAAACTGACTATACAAAACtgtatatacaatatatatatatatatgtccaCACATTATGTAAATCATAAACAGAATTTAGCTGCGGTTCATTTATATAAACTGGCTGTCAATATCTTCTATTTTCTCATATGCTCAGGTTAGAAACTgtaaatgtgcaaatgtttgtGTAGTGTACTATACTGATATTTATGCATTTTGGTAAAGTGCAATGATTGATTTTACATTACACTCAGATTATGTTATCAGCTCATTAGCAGTGACAGAATCTATATTATGAATTAATTTCTGGCTAGCTAGTGTTAACATAAAGCGTATTTGCCACACCAGGTTTCATtttcttacttcattttttattttcttctgtttgtctgttgCATAAGTGAAGTACAGCTGAGGTCATTCATCATATGGGGACTGGCAGATAGTTTAGCTAGCATGCTAATCTGATGTGTTGGAGTTTAGCTATGGTGGAGTAACAAAGGCAGACTTGATGCTGGAGGTCAGGTCTTTAAACTGACATCACATTCTTTCTGGTGTCAGGTTTGGTTATAAGAAgctaaaatgttcatttttactgttttgtgtGCTTAAAACATGGTTATTTACAAGAGTAATTAATGGCAGTAACAGATAGCTTCATTAAACAGCTTCAAATGTGCAAGTGACTAATCTTAACTGGGTGGGTAATCTATTGTCTAATGACATTTTCAAAGATATATTAATATATTCTTAGATAATATTCATACAAAATAATCTGAATGTTTATCTTTGAGACAGACTTACACGCACGGCTGCCAGCCTGGAAGCTTGTATCAGTAATCGTGTAATCATTAAGCATGCTGTAATTGTGTGATGTCCTATTGATCAGCTGTAATTTACATGTGCAGCTTTAATTCAAAGctcaataaatatttatcaaTAAAGTTAGAATATTAAAAAAGGTTTCTCTTTTGTATGCATCAAGACTACATGCTATTTACTTAAGTTATCGCAGCTAGAACCACACAATACAGTCTTAATTGGTAACTAAGGTTTTAGGTTCTGCTGGGATGACATGACGAAGCTATGACACACGTATCTGAACTGTTTATGAGCTCACATGGCCACATTCACCACAGATGTCAGTGTGTCATGATTCTTAGGGCACAGTTATCTACAGTACCAGCCTGCACCATGGATCCATGCTTGATTTGATGTGTTTGATTGTCACACTTTGTGTCTGGCCAGTGAGTTGAGCATTTACCATTTCTCCTTCACTCTGTGGTTCAACTGATCCAAGTGATTCCACCTAAGATTACGTTGGTGATTGTGAAGGTAAGCTCTCCTGATGCTTTTCCTCTCAGCTGgatgtgtgttttggattttctaCTGAAAAACTAATGATAGTCCCATGATTGGTATCAAGTTGGCCCTAAAGATGAAAAACATGACATGTACTTTAGTTTCTTACTCAAATCCTTGTCCACCAGCTGCTGCCTGAACACACTGAAATTTAATGGATGTGGAATGAGCCTTTTAACAACCACCAAGTTTCAAGCAACTCATCTAGAGCTGgagttttattttaactgtgtAAATGGGCCTAACCCTAATGAGGGATTCATGGCAGCATTGTGTTTCTTTGCAAAAGTATTTGGTTAAAAGAGTGAAGAATTCTAAGTATATAGCCAGCTGTGTGTAGTCAAAAAGCCCACACCCATACAAACCCTGTAATAATAGTATCCATTGCTTTAATGCAGATTGTTTCATTTGGTTGTTTGCTTTTTGAGTAGATGTTGTGAACAGGAAACGAGCAAAAGCCGAGTTAATGCTAAGAAAACAAGCATACTGCAAATTGTGAAAAACAAGTGTGGTGTGGATATGATTAAAATGCAATAATGCCACCTAGAGGAATTTCAACGTAGGaaatataaatggtaaatggcttgtatttgtacagcacttaacttagtccctaaggactccaaagcgctttacacattcagtcacacacacattcacacactggtgatggcaagctacgttgcagccacagctgccctggggcgcactgacagaggcgattTTCAAACAAACCGACTAGAAGATGAAAATACACAGAGGCAGTCTGGTTTCAGTATTAAGATACCTTTAAGATATTCGCTTTTTTCCTTAAACAATTTCAGCATGGATCACAATAAAAGATGAGTGTGGGAGGGCCATCCTATAGTAGAGTCCCAAATTACGCAAAACAGCCTAATATTGAGCTGGACTAACAGCGAGGACCATTAGAGGAAAATCACATTGTTATGTTCATTTTGATCAATGTTGTCATTGTTGCACTTACACTTGTAAACCTTGCCTTAAACTGCATGTTTAGATATTCTTCTGTTCCTCCCCTACACATCGAAGCAATTGGCTATAGTGTTAAACTGCAGGCACATTCCAATCTAAAGGTTCTGGTTGTCTTATCTGTAAAGGATGATCACTCTTAGCCATTTAAGAGCTCATCTGTGCTTGTATATAGTGAACCATTAAAGTTGAGCCATATAAAGGGTGAGAGGAGATGACCCTTTGTGATCAGCAggatgtcacacacacacacacacacacatgctcgcACACAGTGCTTTAACTGTTATGACACACCATTTATGGTTTTACAATGGGGGGTTGTTTCATTTCAACCAGCGGGGCTGCAAGCGCAGACCCAACATTTATGtaccaaagaagcaaaaaaaacaaaaaataaaataatacccTAAAATTTTACACCCAAGTTGCTGTTCAGCAAAAGCAGTGTGGAAGAGGACTCCACCACCAGAGAGGTCCCATGGGTACTGGCTTATCCTCGGTCactgcaataaaaaacaaacaagcaaacgtaGCAAAAACAAGAACCACTAAAATCTCTACTCCAGCAAATCAGTCACTCCGCAAACAGGGCGTCAAATAAGCCATTACACCGCATATTCAACCAATAAAAGGGATAGGATAGAGGAGGACGAGCATACGGccacattttttaatatttctgttatATATTCGTGGGGGGTCTCATGTAATATTGGTACCAAACCATTATCACACAGCTACAACTAATGGGTTTCAGCCCACACATACTAGTAGCATGTGAAACCAACCCTGGGACATGCAGATAAACACTGTGTGTCTCCAAACTTGCAGTGTTGGTCTTAGATATCATTTTCAAATATCTCAAGTTAGATTCAGAACCATCCTGAGTCTcataacaaacacaaa is part of the Maylandia zebra isolate NMK-2024a linkage group LG3, Mzebra_GT3a, whole genome shotgun sequence genome and encodes:
- the LOC101480196 gene encoding sodium/hydrogen exchanger 9B2 isoform X2, which gives rise to MTKSPAALCSSHTTFHQLKMMDEEATKRYLRVSDVGLQQEQAEVGSKVQAGQEDREITVLPRRKAEEPEEPDDTTTMKTPSSDSSCCASCISLKDRCPRPRGIINLLITKVCLFALLFGVVWTITGKECLPGGNLFGIIILFICSVLGGKLVGMIQLPTLPPFPPLLGMLLAGLLLRNVPYITDAIFIDTHWSAALRNIALSIILTRAGLGLNPEALSRLKAVCVRVAVGPCMVEACIVAVVSHFLLGLPWVWGFILGFVLAAVSPAVVVPSMLLLQREGYGVDKGIPTLLMAAGSFDDILAITGFSTCLGIAFSTGSTWMNILKGLLEVVGGIVAGMILGMFLYCFPSNDQEDLVLRRTLMLLGLSTFSVFFSHVIGFAGAGGLCTLVLAFLAALGWKTEKAPVAEMVGRSWDVFQPLLFGLIGAEITIKALSPSTVGLGMACILIGLVIRLLVTFLLVHYGGFSLKEKLFISVAWLPKATVQAAIGSKALDMAREEGDEALIKFGLDVLTLAVLAILTTAPVGALGIGLAGPRLLARQVKEETEGGATPSYRNGVVQEKDNGTLESKL
- the LOC101480196 gene encoding sodium/hydrogen exchanger 9B2 isoform X1; translation: MTKSPAALCSSHTTFHQLKMMDEEATKRYLRVSDVGLQQEQAEVGSKVQAGQEDREITVLPRRKAEEPEEPDDTTTMKTPSSDSSCCASCISLKDRCPRPRGIINLLITKVCLFALLFGVVWTITGKECLPGGNLFGIIILFICSVLGGKLVGMIQLPTLPPFPPLLGMLLAGLLLRNVPYITDAIFIDTHWSAALRNIALSIILTRAGLGLNPEALSRLKAVCVRVAVGPCMVEACIVAVVSHFLLGLPWVWGFILGFVLAAVSPAVVVPSMLLLQREGYGVDKGIPTLLMAAGSFDDILAITGFSTCLGIAFSTGSTWMNILKGLLEVVGGIVAGMILGMFLYCFPSNDQEDLVLRRTLMLLGLSTFSVFFSHVIGFAGAGGLCTLVLAFLAALGWKTEKAPVAEMVGRSWDVFQPLLFGLIGAEITIKALSPSTVGLGMACILIGLVIRLLVTFLLVHYGGFSLKEKLFISVAWLPKATVQAAIGSKALDMAREEGDEALIKFGLDVLTLAVLAILTTAPVGALGIGLAGPRLLARQVKAEETEGGATPSYRNGVVQEKDNGTLESKL